In one Zobellia galactanivorans genomic region, the following are encoded:
- a CDS encoding glycoside hydrolase family 97 protein, with amino-acid sequence MNTRFLLMGTFLFALLVIGGCGAVKKTDIPKSFSPDGNIEVFLKLDEGSGALRFSARLFDNTVLEASPLGIIMADNEHRFSDQLEFVQHERKRIDERYVMVTGKQKERHNYCTESRYTFKNTKNKTFTVVFRVFNEGISFRYELDNQKETSVTKEMSAFNFKGLKALWSIDYQSGDENIFEKKTGTQTVQNKALSFPVLVESNSGNWMLASESDVSNFPLAGAMFNNDQLNLIYPGGKKGENVVGANFKSPWRILMMGKELSAIAQNSMVDHLARPSAIPDISWVEAGVTSFPWWGDNLANSSPETLKKYIDLSATMGWGYIEFDVPLINSPAHAIDDWKTTPWVKDVVDYGLAKGVKCYGWDEFKNLDTPEKRKDIFGRYNQLGIVGCKVDFINDYSQRARRILEEIIKDAARYKLMLSFHGAQAPRGFARTYPHIMSYEAVKGSEYYLSINGAKGLTPYHNATLPFTRNVLGSMDYTPVAFSTPLRTTTMAHELALSVVFESGWQGMCDIPEAYLDSPGRKFLENLPAAWDETKLLAGYPGEYCVMARRKGDDWYVGGISAVGKREFSIDLSEIVSGPKEVIVYQDVLDEDKLKLEKRQLTEKGNLRVALKKNGGFTLVLEGSGQ; translated from the coding sequence ATGAATACTAGATTTCTTTTAATGGGCACTTTCCTCTTTGCGCTACTGGTTATCGGTGGGTGTGGAGCAGTGAAAAAAACGGATATACCGAAATCTTTTTCCCCTGATGGGAACATTGAAGTTTTCTTGAAACTTGACGAGGGGAGTGGGGCATTGCGCTTTTCCGCCCGACTGTTCGACAATACGGTTTTGGAGGCCTCGCCCCTAGGAATTATCATGGCCGATAATGAACATCGTTTTTCCGATCAACTAGAGTTTGTTCAACATGAGCGTAAGCGTATTGATGAGCGCTATGTGATGGTAACGGGTAAACAGAAAGAAAGGCATAACTACTGTACTGAATCGCGATACACCTTTAAAAATACCAAGAACAAAACCTTTACGGTCGTATTCAGGGTTTTTAACGAAGGCATTTCATTTCGATATGAACTGGACAACCAAAAGGAAACAAGCGTAACCAAAGAAATGTCCGCCTTCAATTTTAAAGGCTTGAAAGCATTATGGTCTATCGATTACCAGTCTGGGGACGAGAATATTTTTGAAAAGAAAACGGGCACCCAAACCGTACAGAACAAAGCCTTGTCCTTCCCTGTTTTGGTAGAATCAAATTCAGGGAATTGGATGCTGGCCTCCGAATCGGATGTCTCCAATTTTCCCTTGGCAGGAGCCATGTTCAACAACGATCAATTGAACCTGATATATCCGGGAGGTAAGAAAGGTGAAAATGTAGTCGGGGCAAATTTTAAATCGCCTTGGCGCATATTGATGATGGGCAAGGAACTTAGTGCCATCGCCCAAAATTCTATGGTGGACCATTTGGCCCGACCATCGGCTATCCCCGATATTTCATGGGTCGAAGCGGGAGTCACTTCATTTCCCTGGTGGGGAGACAATCTCGCCAATAGCTCTCCGGAAACCTTAAAAAAGTACATCGACCTTTCGGCTACAATGGGGTGGGGTTATATAGAATTCGATGTTCCCCTTATCAATTCTCCGGCCCATGCCATTGACGACTGGAAAACGACCCCTTGGGTAAAAGATGTAGTAGATTATGGTCTCGCCAAAGGTGTGAAGTGCTATGGGTGGGATGAATTTAAAAATTTAGATACCCCGGAAAAAAGAAAGGATATTTTCGGAAGGTACAATCAGTTGGGTATTGTCGGGTGTAAAGTCGATTTTATCAATGATTATTCACAAAGGGCAAGAAGAATCTTGGAAGAGATCATCAAGGATGCGGCAAGATATAAGCTCATGCTAAGTTTTCACGGAGCCCAAGCGCCAAGAGGTTTTGCCCGTACCTATCCCCACATTATGAGTTATGAGGCCGTAAAAGGTTCTGAATACTACCTAAGTATCAATGGGGCCAAGGGATTAACCCCCTACCACAACGCTACCTTACCGTTTACGAGAAACGTACTGGGGAGTATGGATTATACCCCAGTGGCATTTTCAACCCCTTTAAGAACGACTACAATGGCCCATGAATTGGCACTTTCGGTAGTTTTTGAATCAGGTTGGCAAGGCATGTGCGATATCCCTGAGGCCTATCTTGACTCACCGGGAAGGAAGTTTCTAGAGAATTTACCCGCGGCTTGGGACGAAACGAAATTGTTGGCGGGCTACCCTGGGGAGTACTGTGTTATGGCACGAAGAAAGGGAGATGATTGGTATGTAGGCGGAATAAGCGCCGTGGGGAAACGGGAATTTTCCATAGACCTTTCTGAAATAGTTTCAGGCCCTAAAGAGGTCATTGTATATCAAGATGTTCTTGATGAAGACAAATTGAAACTCGAAAAAAGGCAGTTGACGGAAAAAGGAAACCTTAGGGTGGCCTTAAAGAAAAATGGAGGTTTTACACTTGTGCTAGAAGGAAGTGGGCAATAG
- a CDS encoding SDR family NAD(P)-dependent oxidoreductase, with product MLNIDLKNKVVLVTGVTSGIGAGIAAIFSQAGSVVSGCGRREESHTDVQNFHGKGAEYGRATLYTQTDVTNDDDLKNLVDRTVDKFGKIDFLISNAGANSFQGSKECSDEDFDKNLNLNLRSHWKISQLCEPHLSKSDNGTIVIITSNHAFSTIPGCFPYNTTKTALRGLVQSLAIEWGPKIRAVGVAPGFIETAGTQTWFDSFPDPGAERERTNAFHPSGRIGTSDEVGAFCAFLCSEYGKFMNGTTYLMDGGRSALMQDT from the coding sequence ATGCTGAACATAGACTTAAAGAATAAGGTAGTACTGGTCACAGGGGTGACAAGTGGTATAGGGGCTGGAATAGCCGCTATATTTTCCCAGGCCGGCAGTGTCGTCTCAGGTTGTGGAAGAAGGGAAGAATCCCATACCGATGTGCAAAACTTCCACGGCAAAGGAGCCGAGTACGGAAGGGCTACCCTGTACACCCAAACCGATGTCACCAACGATGATGACCTAAAAAACTTAGTGGACCGTACCGTAGATAAATTTGGGAAAATCGATTTTTTGATATCCAATGCAGGGGCGAATTCCTTTCAGGGCAGTAAGGAATGTAGCGATGAGGATTTTGATAAAAACCTGAACCTGAATTTGAGATCGCATTGGAAAATAAGCCAATTATGTGAACCCCATTTGAGCAAGAGCGATAATGGAACCATAGTTATTATCACCTCAAACCATGCCTTTTCCACCATACCGGGGTGTTTTCCATACAACACCACCAAAACGGCATTAAGGGGGCTGGTACAGTCCTTGGCCATTGAATGGGGCCCAAAGATAAGGGCAGTGGGTGTAGCTCCGGGATTTATAGAGACTGCGGGAACACAAACCTGGTTCGACTCTTTTCCCGACCCAGGGGCAGAACGCGAGAGAACCAATGCCTTTCATCCTAGCGGAAGGATCGGAACGTCCGATGAAGTCGGTGCCTTTTGCGCTTTCTTATGTAGTGAATACGGAAAATTCATGAACGGAACCACATACCTAATGGACGGGGGAAGGTCCGCACTAATGCAAGATACCTGA
- a CDS encoding SMP-30/gluconolactonase/LRE family protein encodes MVETVLNTTATLGEGVFWHPKENKVYWVDIYGKEIHATDPKTGSNQTFKLPEYVGTIAPIRSGGLLVALENGVVELDTETGGFSSVLELEKDKPDNRFNDGKCDPKGRFWLGSMCRQGLSATGALYSIEAGMGHVKRADHITVSNGITWSLDHKTMYYIDSPTRKVVAYSYDLETGAISNPIKVIDIPEEFGFPDGMTIDNEGMLWIALWGGSAVSRWKPDTGELIQKIGVPAPHVTSCAFGGADLNKLYITTAREGLTKAQLAEYPLSGSLFAIDLPVGGPEVFFFNESIGPNN; translated from the coding sequence ATGGTCGAAACGGTTCTAAATACTACAGCAACACTGGGTGAAGGTGTTTTTTGGCATCCCAAGGAGAATAAAGTCTATTGGGTGGATATCTATGGCAAGGAAATACATGCTACCGATCCAAAGACCGGAAGCAACCAGACTTTTAAGCTTCCCGAATATGTGGGCACTATTGCGCCCATTCGTTCAGGAGGATTGCTGGTAGCCTTAGAAAATGGCGTAGTGGAACTGGATACCGAGACAGGCGGTTTTTCCTCCGTTTTAGAACTCGAAAAAGACAAACCCGATAATAGGTTTAACGACGGCAAGTGTGATCCAAAGGGCCGCTTTTGGCTAGGAAGCATGTGTCGCCAAGGCCTAAGTGCAACAGGGGCTTTATACAGTATCGAGGCAGGTATGGGCCATGTAAAAAGAGCCGACCATATTACGGTGTCAAACGGTATTACTTGGAGCTTGGACCATAAGACCATGTACTATATAGACTCGCCGACAAGAAAAGTGGTCGCTTATTCCTACGATTTGGAAACAGGAGCTATATCCAATCCGATAAAAGTGATTGATATACCTGAAGAATTTGGTTTTCCCGATGGAATGACCATTGATAATGAGGGAATGTTATGGATCGCGCTGTGGGGCGGAAGTGCGGTATCCCGATGGAAGCCTGATACAGGGGAGCTTATCCAAAAGATAGGGGTGCCGGCCCCACATGTAACATCATGTGCTTTTGGGGGAGCGGATTTGAACAAGCTTTATATCACGACGGCAAGGGAAGGGCTTACCAAAGCACAGTTGGCCGAATACCCATTAAGTGGGAGCCTTTTTGCCATAGACCTTCCTGTCGGAGGTCCGGAGGTCTTCTTTTTTAATGAATCAATAGGCCCTAACAATTAA
- a CDS encoding mandelate racemase/muconate lactonizing enzyme family protein: protein MKITEVKVWLVEGVKYNWTLLKIYTDTGHTGVGESTNWPGSQIVEAATRELGERIIGLDPMRTDFIWTKLYRDLNWVGPYGASMCAISGIDMALLDLKAKVLGVPMYDLLGGQYRTEIPLYANYWFIGGGHNTEDYVQQAKQVKEAGFSGLKFDPFAHTNYFYGDDLATELSLTKTQQDLAFNISKAVREAIGPDMDMMIETHAMLNFKVAVAMAERFAALDIAWFEEPAGPESTKTLRAFRERIDPKVSICVGERHYTRYGIRDVLESYVADIIMPDITRCGGPSEMKRMATMAEAYNVLVAPHNPNGPLSTLASSHVCASIPNFFRQEFIFNDVPWRDEVLSHPLNIQEGKLVLSDRPGLGVDLIESEMEKHPGIRKHKEGYYI, encoded by the coding sequence ATGAAAATAACCGAAGTAAAAGTTTGGCTGGTAGAAGGGGTAAAGTATAACTGGACACTGTTAAAAATATATACCGATACTGGCCATACCGGTGTTGGCGAATCAACAAACTGGCCCGGTAGCCAGATTGTAGAAGCCGCTACCCGCGAACTTGGGGAGCGAATTATAGGATTGGATCCTATGCGTACCGATTTTATATGGACAAAACTTTATCGTGATTTAAATTGGGTCGGACCTTATGGCGCCAGTATGTGTGCGATAAGTGGCATTGATATGGCCCTTTTGGACCTTAAGGCCAAGGTGTTAGGGGTTCCTATGTACGACCTGTTAGGTGGGCAGTACCGAACTGAAATTCCCCTATACGCCAATTATTGGTTCATAGGAGGGGGGCATAATACCGAAGATTATGTGCAACAAGCCAAACAAGTAAAGGAGGCCGGCTTTAGCGGATTGAAATTTGATCCCTTTGCTCACACCAATTATTTTTACGGGGATGACCTTGCTACGGAGCTTTCCCTTACCAAAACACAACAAGACCTGGCCTTTAATATCAGTAAGGCCGTTCGTGAGGCCATCGGTCCTGATATGGACATGATGATCGAAACGCACGCCATGTTGAATTTTAAGGTGGCCGTAGCCATGGCCGAACGATTTGCCGCCTTGGATATCGCTTGGTTTGAAGAGCCGGCAGGACCGGAAAGTACGAAGACCCTTAGGGCCTTTAGGGAGCGCATCGACCCTAAGGTTTCTATCTGTGTTGGGGAAAGGCACTATACGCGCTATGGAATACGTGATGTTCTCGAGAGCTATGTGGCCGATATTATCATGCCCGATATAACGAGGTGCGGTGGGCCTAGTGAAATGAAACGTATGGCTACAATGGCGGAAGCCTACAATGTTTTGGTGGCCCCGCACAACCCTAATGGACCTTTGTCTACATTGGCGAGTTCACATGTTTGTGCTTCTATTCCCAATTTCTTCCGCCAAGAGTTTATTTTCAACGATGTGCCTTGGAGGGATGAGGTGTTGAGCCACCCCCTGAATATTCAAGAGGGTAAACTGGTACTTTCGGATAGACCGGGATTAGGGGTGGACCTCATTGAGAGCGAAATGGAAAAACACCCAGGAATACGAAAACACAAGGAAGGGTATTACATTTAA
- a CDS encoding RraA family protein: MNVLDLTDEELFAAARKELFTAVVGDAMDKMKLYHQFLPARIQPLKPDMLLIGRAMTVLEADTFEETPTFTNNPILKKPFGLMLEALDDLKKDEVYICTGASDHYALIGEIMMTRAQKLGAAGAVVNGYSRDTHGMLDLDMPIFSYGNYAQDQGPRGRVIDFRVPIEIEGVRIEPGDIVVGDVDGVCIVPKAHEKEVFERAFEKARGERKVLKAVQEGMSAVDAWNTYGIM, encoded by the coding sequence ATGAATGTACTTGATCTGACGGACGAAGAATTGTTCGCAGCGGCGCGAAAAGAATTATTTACGGCCGTAGTTGGCGATGCTATGGATAAGATGAAACTGTACCATCAGTTTTTGCCGGCTCGAATACAGCCGCTTAAACCTGACATGTTATTAATCGGAAGGGCCATGACCGTACTCGAAGCCGATACTTTTGAAGAAACCCCGACTTTTACGAACAATCCTATTCTAAAAAAACCTTTTGGGCTAATGCTCGAAGCTTTGGACGACCTTAAAAAAGATGAGGTCTATATATGTACGGGAGCCTCTGATCACTATGCCTTGATTGGGGAAATTATGATGACGCGCGCCCAAAAACTCGGTGCCGCCGGTGCCGTGGTCAATGGCTATTCAAGGGATACCCATGGAATGCTGGATCTCGACATGCCTATTTTTTCCTATGGAAATTATGCGCAAGACCAAGGGCCTAGGGGCAGGGTAATCGATTTTCGGGTGCCTATAGAAATTGAAGGGGTACGAATCGAACCCGGAGACATCGTGGTAGGCGATGTAGATGGGGTATGTATCGTGCCCAAAGCTCATGAAAAGGAAGTTTTTGAACGGGCCTTTGAAAAAGCAAGGGGCGAACGAAAAGTATTGAAAGCGGTACAGGAGGGGATGAGCGCCGTAGATGCCTGGAATACATATGGCATCATGTAA
- a CDS encoding AraC family transcriptional regulator, producing MKAISQKITLSSNKAFEIRKDELPHFYNSWHFHSEIELTLILKSKGRRFIGDHIDQFLPGDLVLIGPNLPHLWQNEAPYYENTSGNHVSAIIIHFEPELWGSRFLTLEGLKAIDDLLKKAKYGIRIDGPARIEIGAKIEKLTHVQGFEKLMLFFEVLNDIATNTDHQVLATSGFVKSFNKGNDERLDKVYEYVMEHLTEKIDLDKAAELLNLSKSAFCRFFKKKTRKTFSQFVKEARIGYACKLLQSNDLSTSQICYECGFDSFTYFSRSFKTITGKTPTLYRKQYNFNSD from the coding sequence ATGAAGGCCATTTCACAGAAAATCACATTATCCTCTAATAAGGCTTTTGAAATTCGAAAGGATGAATTGCCCCATTTTTACAATTCATGGCACTTTCACAGTGAAATTGAACTCACCCTAATATTAAAAAGTAAGGGAAGGCGGTTTATCGGTGATCATATTGATCAGTTCTTGCCCGGCGACTTGGTTTTAATAGGGCCTAACCTACCCCACCTTTGGCAGAACGAAGCCCCCTATTACGAGAATACTTCGGGCAACCACGTTTCGGCAATAATCATCCATTTTGAACCTGAACTCTGGGGAAGCCGGTTCTTGACCCTCGAAGGCCTAAAAGCTATAGACGACCTGCTGAAAAAGGCAAAATACGGGATTCGCATAGATGGTCCCGCCCGAATTGAAATCGGTGCCAAAATCGAGAAGTTGACCCATGTTCAAGGTTTTGAAAAGCTGATGTTGTTCTTTGAGGTGTTGAACGATATTGCAACGAATACCGACCACCAGGTCTTGGCGACTTCCGGTTTTGTCAAATCGTTCAATAAAGGAAACGACGAGAGACTGGATAAGGTATATGAGTACGTTATGGAACATTTGACCGAAAAAATAGACTTGGACAAGGCGGCAGAACTCTTGAACCTTTCCAAGAGTGCATTCTGTAGATTCTTTAAGAAGAAGACCCGAAAAACATTTTCCCAATTTGTCAAGGAAGCGAGAATCGGATATGCCTGTAAGCTTTTACAAAGCAATGACTTGTCGACCAGTCAAATCTGCTATGAATGTGGATTTGACAGTTTCACCTATTTTAGTCGCTCGTTTAAAACCATCACAGGAAAAACCCCTACCCTTTACAGAAAGCAATACAATTTTAATTCGGATTAA
- a CDS encoding aldose 1-epimerase, with protein sequence MAHRKNDIRRTQIDGHTILECIDSETDHSFSVIPDYGGSLNSFVCKGEEVLLGARNEKDFQEFTVNSYAGAQLFPYPNRIKGGNYTFDGEEFSLPLNDHPYKNALHGLIYNRPFKVVDIAASHGRVKLEYRYQHDHGGYPFDLLLSNTYRLSGNTLSIYTVIENLGSDTAPVGHGWHPYFMAPEKADVYSLEMEQQGYYVIDHDLIPTGELVDTFIASDLKPIGSTELNHCFALEKGKASKVKLINSINGREVEISTKGYPYMQVYIPPNRNCIALEPCTCIPNAFNNQVGSRYLEPSEVWELQFDITIKA encoded by the coding sequence GTGGCGCATAGAAAAAACGATATAAGAAGAACCCAAATCGATGGTCATACTATTTTAGAGTGTATCGATAGTGAAACCGATCATTCATTTTCGGTCATACCCGATTATGGGGGGAGCCTTAATTCTTTTGTCTGTAAGGGCGAGGAAGTACTCTTGGGGGCGCGTAATGAAAAGGACTTTCAAGAGTTTACCGTAAATAGCTATGCCGGGGCACAGCTGTTTCCTTACCCCAACAGGATCAAAGGAGGGAATTATACTTTTGACGGTGAAGAATTTTCATTGCCACTCAATGATCATCCCTATAAAAATGCCCTTCACGGTTTAATTTATAATCGCCCGTTCAAGGTTGTCGATATAGCGGCAAGTCATGGTCGGGTAAAATTGGAATACCGATATCAACACGACCATGGGGGCTACCCTTTTGATCTGTTGTTGTCCAATACCTATCGCCTTTCCGGTAATACGCTTTCAATCTACACGGTAATTGAAAACTTAGGTAGTGATACGGCACCGGTGGGGCATGGGTGGCACCCTTATTTTATGGCGCCTGAAAAAGCGGATGTCTATAGCTTGGAAATGGAGCAACAGGGATATTATGTCATTGATCATGATTTGATCCCTACAGGTGAATTGGTAGATACCTTTATCGCTTCCGATTTGAAGCCTATTGGATCTACTGAACTAAATCATTGTTTTGCTTTGGAAAAAGGGAAGGCCTCAAAAGTAAAATTGATAAATTCAATAAACGGCAGGGAGGTAGAAATTAGTACAAAGGGATATCCGTATATGCAAGTATATATTCCTCCAAATCGGAACTGTATAGCCCTAGAACCCTGTACTTGTATTCCTAACGCATTTAACAATCAAGTAGGATCCCGTTATCTGGAGCCTAGTGAGGTCTGGGAATTACAATTTGATATCACTATCAAAGCTTAG
- a CDS encoding sugar porter family MFS transporter codes for MQHKFNFRYIFFISITSAMGGLLFGYDWVVIGGAKPFYERFFEIADLPSLQGWAMSSALIGCIVGAAFAGKITERFGRKKPLGLAAFLFVVSAFGTGWFDDFNIFILFRILGGLGIGLASTISPMYIAEVSPSIYRGRLVSLNQLAIVVGILAAQVINFGIAEPVVANASNAQILDSWNGQMGWRWMFWAELVPAGLFFILIFAIPESPRWLSKNSQKELSLKILSSIGGDDYARQTQSEINDNLVGAENKVSLSQLFKGKNKKLVITGVVLAFLQQWCGINVIFNYAEEIFTSAGYGVSDALFNIILTGVVNLVFTLLAMQVIDRWGRRNLWLLGSVGLGLSYVCIGLFYFFALKGFALVVLVVIAIAIYALTLAPVFWVLISEIFPNRIRGAAMSLTTTGLWVACFLLTYSFPILNVSMGSYGTFWLFSGICVLCFLFVKYWIPETKNKSLEEIEKIFDA; via the coding sequence ATGCAGCACAAATTCAATTTTAGATATATCTTTTTTATATCGATTACTTCGGCAATGGGAGGCCTTCTTTTTGGTTATGACTGGGTGGTTATAGGTGGGGCCAAACCATTTTACGAACGGTTTTTTGAAATCGCCGACCTTCCTTCCTTACAAGGATGGGCCATGAGCAGTGCCCTGATCGGATGTATTGTTGGGGCCGCCTTCGCAGGTAAAATAACCGAGCGTTTCGGTCGAAAGAAACCATTGGGGCTGGCCGCTTTTTTGTTTGTGGTTTCCGCTTTTGGTACAGGTTGGTTTGATGATTTTAATATCTTTATCCTATTTCGAATTTTAGGAGGCCTGGGTATCGGACTGGCATCTACCATTTCGCCAATGTACATTGCGGAAGTGTCCCCCTCAATTTATAGGGGAAGATTGGTGTCTCTCAATCAACTGGCGATTGTAGTCGGTATTTTGGCCGCTCAGGTTATTAATTTTGGAATTGCCGAACCTGTAGTGGCAAATGCTTCAAACGCTCAAATACTGGATTCTTGGAACGGTCAGATGGGATGGCGATGGATGTTTTGGGCGGAATTGGTACCTGCGGGACTGTTCTTTATCTTGATTTTTGCCATTCCTGAAAGCCCTAGATGGCTATCGAAAAATTCACAAAAGGAACTTTCCTTAAAAATACTATCGAGCATAGGAGGCGACGATTATGCGCGACAGACCCAATCGGAGATAAACGATAACCTTGTAGGAGCCGAAAATAAAGTGAGTTTATCGCAATTGTTCAAAGGGAAAAATAAAAAACTTGTGATTACCGGGGTTGTATTGGCCTTTTTGCAACAATGGTGCGGAATCAACGTCATCTTTAATTATGCGGAAGAGATTTTTACCAGTGCGGGATATGGGGTAAGCGATGCCCTTTTCAATATTATTCTAACCGGTGTCGTGAATTTGGTCTTTACCCTTTTGGCCATGCAGGTAATTGACCGATGGGGAAGACGTAATCTGTGGTTGTTGGGATCCGTTGGGCTGGGACTTTCATATGTCTGTATTGGATTATTCTACTTTTTTGCATTAAAAGGATTTGCCTTAGTGGTCTTGGTAGTCATTGCAATCGCTATTTACGCCTTGACGTTGGCCCCGGTTTTTTGGGTGCTGATATCGGAGATTTTCCCGAACCGAATACGAGGGGCAGCTATGTCATTGACCACCACGGGGCTATGGGTGGCCTGCTTCTTGTTAACGTATAGTTTCCCAATATTAAATGTATCAATGGGTTCGTACGGTACTTTTTGGTTGTTTAGTGGTATTTGTGTTTTGTGTTTTCTTTTTGTGAAGTATTGGATTCCCGAAACAAAGAATAAATCCTTGGAAGAGATTGAAAAAATATTTGATGCTTAA
- a CDS encoding creatininase family protein, whose amino-acid sequence MKEWLKLTSEEIGKLDRAIPVIVPLGLVEAHGPHLATSVDIDTANYFSRKVAENTGAILAPCVNYGFADEMRDYPGTLGVTVETFMAIVQDLIQRFYKTGFKKIVFITGHGANKTACELAFFKIWEAHPDFKGVCWNWWSDCGITGIHHADKGETEVAMAVGTPSKMEAVRDFEVNKPWYKIASRYELDPDSGGINGKPSLADIENGNKICDKAVEALTEKVRQAFK is encoded by the coding sequence ATGAAAGAGTGGCTAAAATTGACATCGGAAGAGATTGGGAAACTAGATAGGGCTATACCGGTTATAGTACCCTTAGGTTTAGTGGAGGCCCATGGGCCACACTTGGCTACGAGTGTCGATATCGATACCGCCAATTATTTTAGCAGGAAAGTCGCCGAAAACACGGGAGCGATTCTCGCACCTTGCGTAAACTATGGTTTTGCGGATGAAATGCGCGATTACCCCGGTACGCTTGGGGTGACCGTCGAGACCTTTATGGCCATAGTTCAAGATCTGATACAGCGTTTCTATAAAACCGGATTTAAGAAAATCGTTTTTATAACGGGGCATGGGGCCAATAAAACGGCCTGCGAATTGGCTTTCTTTAAAATATGGGAAGCACATCCAGATTTTAAAGGCGTCTGTTGGAACTGGTGGAGCGATTGTGGCATAACGGGCATTCACCATGCGGATAAGGGGGAAACAGAGGTAGCCATGGCCGTTGGTACACCGTCAAAAATGGAAGCCGTACGTGATTTTGAGGTAAATAAACCGTGGTATAAAATAGCTTCCCGATATGAGTTGGATCCAGATTCGGGCGGTATTAACGGAAAACCGAGTCTCGCCGATATTGAAAATGGAAACAAGATTTGCGATAAGGCGGTTGAAGCACTGACCGAGAAAGTTAGGCAAGCCTTCAAATAG
- a CDS encoding ROK family protein has product MKDYTIAIDVGGTRIKAGIVDSEGKLYRSEEVNSNAHLGADAMLEVVKELIKNRSPKSEEDGVCIGIGLGLTGPVDPHMGVVLLPGKFEGLEGFPIVPMLREAFDLPVLAENDGRLAAYAAKYYGNAKDVDWAVVITLGTGIGSGVIINGQILVDPHFNFGIQMGHLVMDASNKQFCLTGNYGTGETLCSATALVNQVKTAIQRGLPSVLSESYFKNPFQIGFKEIAEACRNGDALCLRELEMWKEYLAVLLVNATHAYGPQKIILSGGATLAADLFLDDVQEKVNKRVFRYPKNQGVPIEISTIKEYAGVYGAAAMLREKLSAKD; this is encoded by the coding sequence ATGAAAGACTACACAATAGCAATAGATGTTGGCGGTACCCGAATAAAGGCGGGAATTGTCGATTCGGAAGGGAAACTATATCGTTCTGAAGAAGTAAACTCCAATGCGCATTTGGGAGCCGATGCTATGCTCGAAGTGGTAAAGGAATTGATAAAGAATCGCTCGCCCAAATCCGAAGAAGATGGTGTCTGTATCGGGATTGGACTGGGACTTACAGGTCCGGTAGACCCCCATATGGGAGTAGTTTTGTTACCGGGAAAGTTTGAAGGACTCGAGGGATTTCCTATAGTGCCTATGCTGAGGGAGGCCTTTGACCTCCCCGTTCTTGCTGAGAACGATGGCCGTTTGGCAGCTTATGCGGCCAAATATTACGGAAATGCCAAAGATGTCGATTGGGCAGTGGTCATTACCTTGGGTACCGGCATTGGTTCTGGGGTTATCATCAATGGACAGATTTTGGTTGACCCGCATTTTAATTTCGGTATTCAAATGGGGCATCTGGTGATGGACGCCAGTAATAAGCAATTTTGCCTGACCGGAAATTATGGTACGGGAGAAACCTTGTGCTCGGCTACCGCCTTGGTAAATCAAGTGAAGACGGCAATTCAAAGAGGCCTCCCCTCGGTCTTGTCCGAGAGTTATTTTAAAAACCCTTTCCAAATAGGTTTTAAAGAAATAGCTGAGGCCTGTAGAAATGGTGACGCATTGTGTCTTAGAGAATTAGAGATGTGGAAGGAATACCTGGCGGTATTGCTTGTTAATGCTACCCATGCCTACGGTCCCCAAAAGATCATATTGAGCGGTGGGGCTACCTTGGCGGCGGACCTTTTTCTAGACGATGTCCAGGAAAAAGTAAATAAACGCGTATTTCGCTATCCGAAAAATCAAGGCGTCCCTATTGAGATATCTACCATAAAAGAGTATGCGGGAGTCTATGGCGCCGCGGCCATGCTAAGGGAAAAACTTTCCGCAAAGGACTAA